The following coding sequences are from one Diabrotica virgifera virgifera chromosome 2, PGI_DIABVI_V3a window:
- the LOC126880895 gene encoding uncharacterized protein LOC126880895 → MGASLDELASILDTSEKKILKREFSNLDDDTFNLLTCKGVFCYDYIDSVEKLDETSLPNIRHFYNKLNNEYISEEKYAHAQNVWNKFNCKNLGEYSDLYLKTDILLLTDVFEQFRQKCRDTYKLDPAWYYTMPGYTWDCMLRYTKCKLELLKDVDMILFMEKAIRGGISVCSNRYSEANNKYMSTYDPTQPSKYIMYLDVNNLYGWAMSEALPIGGFKWIEDGTKFGVASKSTNLPEGHIDIMSIPNDAKEGYFFQVDLEYPRELHDKHKDFPFAAEHRIPPGSKLPKLIPTLYHKTKYIIHYRNLKQALENGLILTKIHRVLKFKQSAWLRPYIELNTNLRTAATSSFEKNLFKLMNNAVFGKTMENIRRHRIVKLCKKWHGRYGAKNLIASSRFHSRTIFHENLVAIELKKSEVCFNKPLYIGAAILDISKLCMYDFHYNFMLPTMGEENCSLLYMDTDSFIYELQCSDAYREVLKAYPSKFDTSDYAENNPYDIERLNKKIPGLMKDEANGKIITHFIGLRSKMYTFKMQITDVEREKERQRLERKQLNKERIESDVSNLGITKKAKGVKYNVVRNKITYEDYEKCLKEFKIQNASQRCIRSYQHSVFSIEQSKTALSPYDDKRYLIPKSFNTLPWGHYNT, encoded by the coding sequence ATGGGAGCTTCACTCGACGAATTAGCATCAATTTTAGACACATCGGAAAAGAAGATTTTAAAACGAGAATTTAGTAATTTAGATGATGATACATTCAATTTGTTAACTTGTAAAGGAGTATTTTGTTACGATTATATCGATAGCGTGGAAAAATTAGATGAAACTTCTTTACCCAACATtaggcatttttataataagctAAATAATGAATATATTAGTGAAGAGAAGTATGCTCATGCGCagaatgtttggaataaatttaatTGTAAAAATTTGGGTGAATACAGCGATTTGTATTTGAAAACAGATATTCTGCTGCTGACTGATGTGTTTGAGCAGTTTCGACAAAAATGTCGAGACACGTATAAACTAGATCCTGCTTGGTATTATACCATGCCAGGATACACGTGGGATTGTATGCTGAGATACACAAAATGTAAATTAGAATTGCTAAAAGATGTGGATATGATTTTGTTCATGGAAAAAGCCATAAGAGGCGGAATATCTGTTTGCAGCAACAGGTATTCGGAGGCCAACAACAAATACATGTCGACGTATGACCCCACACAACCCTCTAAATACATCATGTATTTAGACGTGAATAATCTGTATGGCTGGGCCATGAGTGAGGCTTTACCAATAGGAGGATTCAAATGGATTGAAGATGGTACCAAATTTGGTGTTGCATCAAAATCCACTAATCTTCCCGAAGGTCATATTGATATTATGTCAATACCAAATGATGCGAAAGAGGGCTATTTTTTCCAAGTTGACTTGGAGTATCCACGCGAATTGCATGATAAACACAAAGATTTTCCATTTGCTGCCGAACACCGCATTCCGCCCGGTTCAAAATTGCCAAAGTTAATACCAACCTTATatcacaaaacaaaatatattattcattatagAAATCTTAAACAGGCATTAGAGAACGGTTTAATTTTAACAAAGATACACAGAGTGTTGAAATTTAAACAATCTGCGTGGCTGCGACCATATATTGAGTTAAATACCAACTTACGAACAGCAGCCACAAGTAGCTTCGAAAaaaatctctttaaattaatgaataatgcTGTGTTCGGTAAGACAATGGAGAACATAAGACGTCATCGTATcgtaaaattatgtaaaaaatggCATGGAAGGTACGGAGCTAAAAATTTGATTGCAAGTAGTCGATTTCATAGTCGAACGATCTTTCATGAGAATTTGGTGGCTATCGAACTGAAAAAATCAGAAGTATGCTTTAATAAACCCCTGTATATAGGCGCAGCAATCCTTGATATATCCAAATTATGTATGTAcgattttcattataactttatgCTTCCAACGATGGGAGAAGAAAACTGTTCATTGCTGTACATGGACACAGACAGCTTTATTTATGAACTGCAATGTTCAGATGCATATAGAGAGGTTTTAAAAGCATATCCAAGCAAATTCGATACCTCCGACTACGCCGAAAATAACCCATATGACATAGAacgattaaataaaaaaatccctGGATTAATGAAGGATGAGGCAAATGGGAAAATAATTACACATTTTATTGGGCTAAGATCAAAAATGTACAcatttaaaatgcaaataacaGACGTGGAGAGGGAAAAAGAAAGACAACGCCTGGAACGAAAACAACTAAACAAAGAGAGAATTGAAAGCGACGTAAGCAATTTGGGAATAACCAAAAAGGCAAAAGGAGTGAAATATAATGTCGTTCGAAATAAAATTACGTACGAAGACTATGAAAAATGTCTTAaagaattcaaaattcaaaacgCAAGCCAAAGATGTATTCGGTCATATCAACATTCAGTATTTAGCATCGAACAATCCAAAACGGCTCTAAGTCCTTATGACGACAAGCGGTACTTAATACCAAAATCATTTAATACGCTTCCGTGGGGGCATTATAATACATAA